The Silene latifolia isolate original U9 population chromosome Y, ASM4854445v1, whole genome shotgun sequence sequence GATGCTATAGAACAAAATCCTGTGTATCAAAGATCTGAATGGGGTTCCATGTAATGAAAGTGAGGATATAGAGAATGCTTTTATTGATTATTACAAAGAGCTTCTGGGGACTAGCAAGaaagtcatggtagttcatttcCCTACTGTGCAGAAAGGGAGATTGATCTCAGAGGAGCAGAGTTCTGATTTGATTAAGGAGATAACAGTCCAGGAAATTCTTGTTACTTTAAATTCTATTTCAGCTAATAAAGCTCCTGGCCCAGATGGGTATACTTCTCAATTTTTTAAGGATGCAATGGAGATTGTTGGAAATGATGTGGTGGATGCTGTTAAAGAATTCTTCACTTTTGGGAACATGTTGAAGCAGATTAACTCCACTACCCTCACACTTATTCCCAAGAAAACCAAACCAAGACTGTTGTTTCAGACCCATTGCTTGCTGTAATGTGGTCTATAAGATAATTTCAAAAGTGATTTGTAATAGAGTTGATGATGTCCTTCCTTCTATCCAAGGTGCATCATGAAGGTGGACTTGAAAAAAGCATATGATTCTATTGAGTGGAGGTTTATTGAACAAATGTTGCAAGCTTTGAAGTTTCCTGACAAGATGGTGAGGTGGATTATATAATGTGTATCTACTCCCTGGTTTACTTTATTACTTAATGGCTCAATATTTGGCTATTTCCAGGGTAAGAGAGGAATTAGACAAGGAGACCCCATGTCCCCCCTACTCTTTACCATTTATATGGAGTATTTGAGCAGGGTATTAGCTGACATAACTAGCAGGGTGGACTTTAATTACC is a genomic window containing:
- the LOC141630509 gene encoding uncharacterized protein LOC141630509, producing the protein MVVHFPTVQKGRLISEEQSSDLIKEITVQEILVTLNSISANKAPGPDGYTSQFFKDAMEIVGNDVVDAVKEFFTFGNMLKQINSTTLTLIPKKTKPRLCIMKVDLKKAYDSIEWRFIEQMLQALKFPDKMGKRGIRQGDPMSPLLFTIYMEGDRGSICILLRVFATFSATSGFARNNEKSEIYFNGMAPAKVDYILHISGFKVGMFPFCYLGIPISYKRMVVDTVVATLSKIKPTGLYKMQ